A stretch of the Aulosira sp. FACHB-615 genome encodes the following:
- a CDS encoding glycoside hydrolase family 57 protein, which produces MAIGYVALVLHAHLPFVRHPESDYVLEEEWLYEAITETYIPLLKVFEGLKRDGIDFKITMSMTPPLVSMLRDPLLQERYDAHLAKLEELTELEIEHNVNNGHIRYLAEHYATEFNEAREMWERYNGDLVTAFKQFQDSNNLEIITCGATHGYLPLMKMYPQAVWAQIQVACEHYEQTFGRPPRGIWLPECAYYEGLERMLADAGLRYFLTDGHGILYARPRPRFGSYAPIFTETGVAAFGRDHESSQQVWSSEVGYPGAAEYREFYKDLGWEAEYEYIKPYIMPNGQRKNTGIKYHKITGRGLGLSDKALYDPYWAREKAAEHAANFMYNRERQAEHLYGIMQRPPIIVSPYDAELFGHWWYEGPWFIDYLFRKSWYDQGTYQMTHLADYLRAEPSQQVCRPSQSSWGYKGFHEYWLNETNAWIYPHLHKAAERMIEISKLEPADELQWRALNQAARELLLAQSSDWAFIMRTGTMVPYAVRRTRSHLMRFNKLYEDVKIGKVDSGWLEKIEVMDNIFPEINYRVYRPL; this is translated from the coding sequence ATGGCTATTGGCTACGTCGCGCTTGTACTTCACGCACACCTGCCCTTCGTTCGTCACCCAGAAAGTGACTATGTGCTGGAGGAAGAATGGCTTTATGAAGCCATTACCGAAACATATATTCCTTTACTAAAAGTCTTTGAAGGCTTAAAGCGAGACGGCATCGACTTTAAAATCACTATGAGTATGACACCGCCTTTGGTGTCGATGCTACGTGATCCCCTATTGCAAGAACGCTATGATGCTCACTTAGCCAAATTAGAGGAACTTACAGAACTAGAAATTGAGCATAACGTTAACAATGGGCATATTCGTTATCTCGCGGAACACTACGCCACTGAGTTTAACGAAGCGCGGGAAATGTGGGAACGCTACAACGGTGATTTGGTAACTGCTTTTAAGCAATTCCAAGATAGCAATAACTTAGAAATTATCACTTGTGGCGCTACTCACGGCTACTTGCCATTGATGAAAATGTATCCCCAAGCCGTGTGGGCGCAAATTCAAGTAGCTTGTGAACACTACGAACAAACCTTTGGTCGTCCCCCTAGAGGTATTTGGTTGCCAGAATGCGCTTATTATGAAGGACTGGAGAGAATGCTGGCTGATGCTGGCTTGCGTTACTTCCTCACCGATGGTCATGGTATTCTTTACGCTCGTCCCCGTCCGCGTTTTGGTAGCTACGCGCCGATTTTTACCGAAACAGGGGTAGCAGCGTTTGGTAGAGACCATGAATCTTCACAACAGGTATGGTCTTCTGAGGTGGGCTATCCTGGTGCAGCCGAATATCGAGAATTTTACAAAGATTTGGGCTGGGAGGCAGAATATGAGTATATCAAACCCTATATCATGCCCAATGGTCAGCGCAAAAATACGGGGATTAAATACCATAAAATTACCGGACGCGGTTTAGGTTTATCTGATAAGGCACTATATGATCCATACTGGGCAAGGGAAAAAGCTGCCGAACATGCTGCTAACTTTATGTATAACCGCGAACGGCAAGCTGAACATCTTTATGGGATTATGCAGCGTCCGCCGATTATTGTTTCGCCCTACGATGCTGAGTTGTTCGGACATTGGTGGTATGAAGGCCCTTGGTTTATTGACTATCTATTCCGTAAGTCATGGTATGACCAAGGTACATATCAAATGACTCACTTGGCAGATTATCTCCGAGCCGAACCCAGCCAGCAAGTTTGCCGTCCTTCTCAGTCGAGTTGGGGTTACAAAGGTTTCCACGAATATTGGTTAAATGAAACAAATGCTTGGATTTATCCCCATCTGCACAAAGCCGCAGAACGGATGATTGAAATCTCGAAGTTGGAACCTGCTGATGAATTGCAATGGCGGGCGCTAAACCAAGCAGCAAGAGAACTGTTATTAGCACAATCTTCTGACTGGGCATTTATTATGCGGACAGGAACAATGGTTCCTTATGCAGTCCGCCGGACGCGATCGCACCTGATGCGTTTTAATAAACTTTATGAAGATGTCAAAATCGGTAAAGTTGACAGTGGTTGGCTAGAAAAAATCGAAGTCATGGATAATATCTTCCCCGAAATCAACTATCGCGTTTATCGTCCTTTATAA
- a CDS encoding SDR family oxidoreductase, translating to MNVAIIGCGYVGCAVAKYWQQKMTFIVTATTTTPERIPELQTVAQKVVIAKGNDAATMQSVLQNQDVVLLSVGAKGANLYEETYLETARTLVEILPQLPNIRQIIYTGSYSVYGDRNGATVDEDTPVEPTHASGVILRETEKVLLSAASEKLRVCILRLGGIYGNNRELIKIFSRASGTTRPGNGKDVTNWIHLDDIVSAIEFARQHHLNGIYNLVDDAHLTSQELLDTLFAKHNLPTVQWDSSKPSNRPYNANVSNQKIKDAGYKLIHPQMIF from the coding sequence ATGAATGTTGCTATCATTGGTTGTGGTTATGTAGGTTGTGCAGTGGCTAAATATTGGCAGCAAAAGATGACTTTTATTGTTACCGCCACCACAACTACACCCGAACGCATCCCAGAACTTCAAACTGTAGCGCAAAAAGTTGTCATTGCTAAAGGAAACGACGCAGCCACAATGCAATCAGTTTTGCAAAATCAAGATGTAGTTTTGTTGAGTGTGGGGGCAAAAGGCGCAAATTTATATGAAGAAACTTATCTAGAAACTGCGAGAACTTTAGTGGAAATTTTGCCGCAGTTACCGAATATTCGCCAAATTATCTACACAGGCAGTTATTCTGTTTATGGCGATCGCAATGGTGCTACAGTCGATGAAGATACCCCAGTCGAACCAACCCATGCTTCAGGTGTAATTCTGCGAGAAACAGAAAAAGTATTACTCTCAGCCGCCAGTGAGAAATTGCGCGTTTGTATTTTGCGCCTGGGTGGAATTTATGGCAATAATCGAGAACTGATTAAAATATTTAGTCGTGCATCTGGTACAACTCGCCCCGGAAATGGCAAAGATGTCACGAATTGGATTCATTTAGATGATATTGTCAGCGCCATTGAATTTGCCCGTCAACACCACTTAAATGGTATTTATAATTTGGTTGATGACGCACATTTAACCAGCCAAGAATTACTAGATACTTTATTTGCAAAGCACAATTTACCGACAGTGCAATGGGATAGTTCAAAACCGAGTAACCGCCCATATAATGCCAATGTATCGAATCAAAAAATCAAAGATGCGGGGTACAAACTGATTCATCCGCAAATGATTTTTTGA
- a CDS encoding sensor histidine kinase, whose protein sequence is MRSTNAKNTSVKDNQTITSSTKESVTQSSNHPSWIVGLVNNLSISQKIAWGYTVALGAAVVGTVAGFMLGDYYQQQAIIEKQEKWQEIQLIRSLNSVLLELQAHQGKIVVFTDLKHWQDERIHLIQHSAELQKLWAELTNYVNQHPNKKISNFLQNYQNIPTVYSQQIIAILNQNYPSNLQAENIANIKEKLLIFSQSEIYFRLHDTTDALEELLETSEGTFQRKEVAVLATEKVRDRIIIISMLSSVAIAIILAHYTSRAIARPLKAVHDIALKVTQESNFNLQAPVTTADEVGMLANSLNQLIQRVNQLLAEQKSEASRQLIQNEKMSSLGQMLAGVAHEINNPVNFIYGNLQHTNAYFQNLLMLLEAYQAKIQDDELDELAEEIDLDFVKQDLPKLLQSMQVGANRAKEIVLSLKNFSRLDENEFHAVDIHSCIESTLLILNNRLKKRINVVKKYGEIPNIQGYGGALYQVFMNILSNAIDALEESHNEEEYQEIVISTQQLNADLIEIKITDNGSGISPEYQQKIFETFFTTKPIGVGTGLGLSISYQIIVEKHKGQLICESEFGEGTTFAIVLPIRHSTDDDISLEESDLALTVND, encoded by the coding sequence ATGCGCTCTACCAATGCTAAAAATACTTCTGTGAAAGATAATCAGACTATAACTTCCTCTACAAAAGAGTCTGTAACTCAATCGTCAAATCATCCCAGTTGGATTGTTGGCTTAGTTAACAACCTGAGTATCAGTCAAAAAATTGCTTGGGGTTATACTGTAGCTCTAGGTGCGGCTGTTGTTGGAACAGTCGCAGGATTTATGCTAGGTGATTACTATCAGCAACAAGCAATCATCGAAAAACAAGAAAAGTGGCAAGAAATTCAGTTAATTCGTAGTCTTAACTCTGTTTTATTAGAATTACAAGCTCATCAAGGTAAAATCGTAGTTTTTACAGATTTAAAACATTGGCAAGACGAACGCATTCATCTTATCCAGCACTCTGCCGAACTTCAAAAACTGTGGGCAGAACTAACAAATTACGTTAATCAACATCCTAATAAAAAAATATCAAACTTCTTACAAAATTATCAAAATATTCCCACAGTATATAGTCAACAAATAATAGCTATCTTAAATCAAAATTATCCATCTAATTTACAGGCTGAAAATATAGCCAATATAAAAGAAAAACTATTAATATTTTCCCAGAGTGAGATATATTTTAGATTACACGATACTACAGATGCTTTGGAAGAATTGCTCGAAACTTCTGAGGGGACTTTTCAACGCAAAGAAGTGGCGGTACTAGCTACAGAAAAAGTCCGAGACAGAATTATTATTATTAGTATGCTGTCATCGGTGGCGATCGCTATTATACTAGCCCACTACACCAGCCGAGCGATCGCACGTCCACTCAAAGCCGTTCACGATATTGCGCTGAAGGTAACTCAGGAATCTAACTTCAATTTACAAGCACCAGTCACCACAGCCGACGAAGTGGGGATGTTAGCCAACTCACTTAATCAACTCATTCAACGAGTTAATCAACTTTTAGCAGAACAGAAATCTGAAGCATCTCGACAATTAATTCAAAATGAGAAAATGTCGAGCCTTGGACAGATGTTAGCGGGAGTCGCCCACGAAATCAATAACCCCGTCAACTTTATTTATGGGAATCTTCAGCATACTAATGCTTACTTTCAAAATTTGTTAATGCTGCTAGAAGCCTACCAAGCCAAAATTCAAGATGATGAACTTGATGAGTTGGCTGAAGAAATTGACTTAGATTTTGTCAAACAAGACTTGCCAAAGTTATTACAATCTATGCAAGTGGGAGCTAACCGAGCTAAAGAAATTGTTTTAAGCTTGAAGAACTTCTCACGGTTAGATGAAAATGAATTTCATGCTGTAGATATTCACTCTTGTATAGAAAGTACATTATTGATTTTAAATAATCGTCTGAAAAAAAGAATTAATGTAGTGAAAAAATATGGCGAAATTCCCAATATACAAGGCTATGGCGGCGCATTATATCAAGTATTTATGAATATTTTATCTAATGCTATTGATGCTTTAGAAGAGTCCCATAATGAAGAGGAATATCAAGAAATTGTTATTTCTACGCAACAACTCAATGCGGATTTGATAGAAATCAAAATTACTGATAATGGTTCTGGTATTTCTCCAGAATATCAACAAAAAATATTTGAAACATTTTTTACTACTAAACCTATTGGAGTGGGAACAGGTTTAGGTTTGTCAATTAGCTATCAAATTATTGTCGAAAAACACAAAGGTCAACTAATTTGTGAATCTGAGTTTGGTGAAGGCACTACATTTGCGATCGTATTACCAATCAGACATTCAACTGATGATGATATCTCTTTAGAAGAGAGCGACTTAGCTCTAACAGTTAATGACTAG